The Oscillospiraceae bacterium genome has a segment encoding these proteins:
- a CDS encoding dockerin type I domain-containing protein, whose translation MKLNKLKRTLAAFLSFVLILTLTSITPLAAQGTLGTEQPHLSCTFTDSEGRAVDGNALSAGDYTVSFTLSGMQSFAVMQYTMSYDAAVLTVNGHSDLLSDSMPDQLRGLGAAGVLVQNGTINFGFITRVDQTATTTAIDAAGQLLLKLQVTVATEAPVDFAKIVTLDTDPNQTFIEADYADYADYGTADQDCYALVTAFDGYTATLYPMTADLSPATGHAVTGKVLALANTSGKVAGSAFTVPGCDVLINGEVVATTGADGVFTIPSLAAGTYTATLRYAYGYDRDIKITVADTDVDLGTYGMVVCNFKKDSAINGTDFNVYKRCTGKSKSDSTYNGACDFNHDGAVNGTDYNIYKAFSGKMLSAEIYN comes from the coding sequence ATGAAATTGAACAAACTGAAGAGAACACTTGCTGCTTTCTTATCGTTTGTATTGATTTTGACCTTAACCTCTATAACCCCGCTGGCTGCCCAGGGTACCTTGGGCACCGAGCAGCCCCACCTCTCCTGTACCTTTACGGACAGCGAGGGCCGGGCGGTAGACGGCAATGCACTGTCTGCCGGGGATTACACCGTATCCTTTACGCTTTCCGGTATGCAGTCCTTTGCCGTGATGCAGTACACCATGTCTTATGACGCGGCTGTGCTGACGGTCAACGGTCACAGTGATCTGCTGTCGGACAGTATGCCGGATCAGCTGCGGGGCCTTGGCGCCGCCGGTGTGCTGGTGCAGAATGGGACCATCAACTTTGGTTTTATCACCAGGGTGGACCAGACCGCAACGACCACCGCCATTGATGCGGCGGGTCAGCTCCTTTTGAAGTTGCAGGTCACCGTTGCTACGGAAGCGCCTGTGGACTTTGCAAAGATTGTGACCTTGGATACGGACCCGAACCAAACCTTTATTGAGGCAGATTATGCGGATTATGCCGATTATGGCACGGCTGACCAGGACTGTTATGCACTGGTCACCGCCTTTGACGGCTATACCGCAACGTTGTATCCTATGACAGCGGATCTGTCCCCGGCCACCGGCCATGCCGTTACCGGCAAGGTGCTGGCGCTGGCCAATACCAGCGGCAAGGTGGCAGGCAGTGCATTTACCGTCCCCGGTTGTGATGTGCTGATCAATGGGGAAGTTGTGGCAACTACCGGCGCGGATGGCGTATTTACTATTCCGTCTTTGGCAGCCGGTACTTATACCGCTACGCTGAGATACGCCTACGGCTATGACCGTGACATTAAGATCACGGTTGCTGACACTGATGTGGATCTCGGCACCTACGGTATGGTTGTATGCAACTTCAAGAAAGATTCGGCTATAAATGGCACAGACTTCAATGTTTATAAGAGATGTACAGGTAAGAGTAAGAGTGACAGTACATACAATGGCGCCTGTGATTTTAATCACGACGGTGCCGTGAATGGTACTGATTACAACATTTACAAGGCATTCTCTGGTAAAATGTTGAGTGCTGAGATTTACAATTGA
- a CDS encoding InlB B-repeat-containing protein, protein MRKSVKKVLSGIMAGMMILTAAPVSALAANYTPGQVIEKADLPAAKSLSPKLDVVWTAYTGKDQAFYKNGDENWITDGATVTDLSKVSVEGQTVGSDGCTLKANSKGEYFVAASFILHDTAGQFGNVQFKYEVNSALTPGVRSNPTTGWSKTAKLLAMADEAMVDANGEAYMTDNASDVNGTEQYICYGTRLVNDEVPDATWQGDTSTLYNSDEDTNVVIDGIYIATVGFKVAAGTKIEDSLLTFNTDPLMTKYSSIAFGNENEIACSYTMTGISEEGDAEVGLFEVPMKASAPETKSYTVNYVTEDGASLGTEKVEEGKSPASVPALPTKAPDAAGHYSYAWDTDPTTATISADTTFTAKLTTTPHNPQTMDSNIVDATCGKDGSKTVTTSCSDCGYVISVENNVVIPATKNHTPAAAVKENVKPATCETAETYDSVVYCSVCGQEISRTQMTGEAALGHKWGEWKHDDSTAKAESKHTRTCENDATHTDSAACNFTSQVTQNQTADQPEITTYTCKDCGYSYTEETKPALGHTHNYGAPVADYTSGEAFVEGKNYTHTATCTGEGTCSQPTKTDKCTFNNGVETKAATCTEPGVKTFTCTECGGTYTVAIPATDHNWGDWKHVEGTEGADAKHSRVCANDASHTETKACDFTAKVTQEATLDQPEITTYTCKDCGYFYTKETAPALAGVTVTVNAVENGSVTLAGQDVTAGGSKKFAENGTYTLVATPNADCTFVGWQTGNKIVSTDATYTTVAIADITYTPVFAESAKPVQFTFVDMFNNVISSQPVASGADVKIPQAPTYTGYTFTGWSVDEAAIKAATSSMTVYAQYEKDAAATYTVTTDADATVAYGSNSAQGTLADIPYGTQVTVSKADATAWAIDGKIVAYGDSYTFYVASDVTVKAASATTQAPVVAAVSANQVAGSYKVEFVATRAMVDGCTYLKSGFVYGKNLTDADLTLANVGKKGSADNSGVVKAAYANSTEGSTQFILSYGISAQTGTASAKAFLTYKDQNGKVQTVYSDVMSHTYA, encoded by the coding sequence ATGCGCAAAAGCGTAAAGAAAGTGCTTTCCGGTATTATGGCAGGTATGATGATCCTGACTGCTGCGCCCGTTTCTGCGTTGGCAGCGAATTATACGCCTGGCCAGGTTATCGAAAAGGCTGACTTGCCTGCTGCTAAGAGCCTGAGCCCGAAATTGGATGTAGTATGGACTGCCTATACCGGTAAAGATCAGGCTTTTTATAAGAATGGCGATGAGAACTGGATTACCGATGGCGCGACCGTTACTGATTTGAGTAAAGTTTCTGTGGAAGGTCAGACCGTTGGTAGCGATGGTTGCACCCTGAAAGCAAACTCTAAGGGCGAGTATTTCGTTGCTGCATCGTTCATTCTGCATGATACAGCTGGCCAATTTGGCAATGTACAGTTTAAATATGAAGTTAATTCAGCTTTGACACCAGGTGTGCGTAGCAATCCTACTACCGGCTGGAGCAAGACTGCAAAGTTACTTGCAATGGCCGATGAGGCTATGGTCGATGCTAACGGCGAAGCTTATATGACTGATAATGCAAGTGATGTAAACGGAACCGAGCAGTACATCTGCTATGGTACTCGTTTGGTTAACGATGAAGTTCCGGATGCTACATGGCAGGGCGATACTTCTACTTTGTACAACAGTGACGAGGATACTAATGTTGTTATTGATGGTATTTACATTGCAACTGTTGGCTTTAAGGTAGCTGCTGGCACAAAAATTGAAGATAGCTTGTTGACTTTCAACACCGATCCGCTGATGACCAAGTACAGTTCTATTGCATTTGGTAACGAAAACGAGATCGCTTGCAGCTACACCATGACAGGTATCTCCGAAGAAGGCGATGCTGAGGTTGGACTTTTTGAAGTACCCATGAAGGCATCTGCTCCGGAGACCAAGTCTTACACCGTTAACTATGTGACCGAGGACGGCGCTTCTCTGGGCACCGAGAAAGTGGAAGAGGGCAAGAGCCCCGCTTCTGTACCGGCTCTGCCCACTAAGGCTCCCGATGCTGCCGGCCACTACAGCTATGCTTGGGATACCGATCCCACCACAGCGACCATCTCCGCAGACACCACCTTCACTGCTAAGCTGACCACCACGCCGCATAATCCGCAGACTATGGACAGCAACATTGTGGATGCCACCTGCGGTAAGGACGGTTCTAAGACCGTGACCACCAGCTGCTCCGACTGCGGCTATGTGATCAGCGTTGAGAATAACGTGGTTATCCCCGCTACCAAGAACCACACCCCCGCTGCTGCGGTTAAGGAGAATGTGAAGCCCGCAACCTGCGAGACTGCTGAGACTTATGACTCCGTGGTTTACTGCTCCGTCTGCGGTCAGGAGATCTCCAGAACCCAGATGACCGGTGAGGCTGCTCTGGGTCACAAGTGGGGCGAGTGGAAGCATGACGACTCTACCGCTAAGGCTGAGTCCAAGCACACCCGCACCTGCGAGAATGACGCTACTCATACCGATAGCGCAGCTTGTAACTTTACTTCTCAGGTAACCCAGAACCAGACTGCTGATCAGCCTGAGATCACCACTTACACCTGTAAGGACTGCGGCTACTCCTACACTGAGGAGACCAAGCCCGCTCTGGGTCATACCCACAACTACGGCGCTCCCGTTGCTGATTACACCAGCGGTGAGGCCTTCGTTGAGGGTAAGAATTACACCCACACTGCTACCTGCACCGGCGAGGGTACCTGCAGCCAGCCTACGAAGACTGACAAGTGCACCTTCAACAATGGTGTGGAGACCAAGGCTGCTACCTGCACCGAGCCCGGCGTGAAGACCTTCACCTGCACCGAGTGCGGCGGCACCTACACTGTAGCGATCCCGGCTACCGATCATAACTGGGGTGACTGGAAGCATGTTGAGGGCACCGAGGGTGCTGATGCAAAGCACAGCCGTGTATGCGCCAATGACGCTTCTCACACGGAGACCAAGGCCTGCGACTTCACCGCTAAGGTGACCCAGGAGGCCACTCTGGATCAGCCCGAGATCACCACTTACACCTGTAAGGACTGCGGCTACTTCTACACCAAGGAGACTGCGCCGGCTCTGGCTGGTGTGACCGTAACTGTAAATGCTGTGGAGAACGGCTCTGTAACCCTGGCAGGTCAGGATGTGACCGCCGGTGGTTCTAAGAAGTTCGCTGAGAACGGCACTTACACCCTGGTTGCGACTCCCAATGCGGACTGCACCTTCGTAGGCTGGCAGACCGGTAACAAGATCGTTTCCACCGATGCTACCTACACCACCGTGGCTATCGCTGACATCACTTACACGCCTGTGTTCGCTGAGTCCGCTAAGCCCGTTCAGTTCACCTTTGTTGATATGTTCAACAACGTGATCTCTTCTCAGCCTGTTGCTTCCGGCGCAGATGTGAAGATCCCGCAGGCACCCACCTACACCGGCTACACCTTCACCGGTTGGTCCGTAGATGAGGCTGCCATTAAGGCCGCTACCTCCTCCATGACTGTTTATGCACAGTATGAGAAGGACGCTGCCGCTACCTACACTGTAACCACTGACGCTGATGCTACCGTTGCTTACGGCAGCAACTCCGCACAGGGCACTCTGGCTGACATTCCTTACGGCACCCAGGTAACCGTGTCTAAGGCCGACGCTACCGCTTGGGCTATCGACGGCAAGATCGTTGCTTACGGCGACAGCTACACCTTCTATGTTGCATCTGATGTAACTGTGAAGGCGGCTTCCGCTACCACCCAGGCTCCCGTTGTGGCTGCTGTTTCTGCCAACCAGGTTGCCGGTTCTTACAAGGTTGAGTTCGTTGCTACCCGCGCTATGGTGGATGGCTGCACTTACCTGAAGTCCGGTTTTGTGTATGGTAAGAACCTGACTGACGCTGACTTGACTCTGGCCAATGTTGGCAAGAAGGGTTCCGCTGATAACTCCGGCGTTGTGAAGGCTGCTTATGCCAACAGCACCGAGGGCAGCACTCAGTTCATCCTGAGCTATGGTATCTCCGCTCAGACCGGCACTGCCTCCGCTAAGGCATTCTTGACCTACAAGGATCAGAATGGCAAAGTGCAGACCGTGTACTCTGATGTGATGAGCCACACTTACGCTTAA
- a CDS encoding InlB B-repeat-containing protein produces MKKMTKRLACLVLVLVMACCALPGVTYGATTSVNLNQNYLFRTRTNAFSFGAGETANLTFTPQYTAEYTLKLYGHVTGGRNIRASLTDPDGTVTDFEYPNRTGSTVKDYSHPYLTATLEQGKTYTYSVWGWTANSTGATVDVDFTSGESGTLSKEVGLRLYLDQTEFTAYSQQAVLNAMKLLIVDRTGAHLEWKYKDAMGSLLVGGADVIVDLSACGACGKNTVQVHYMGYTATADFNLAHDYSVLLERVAATPTARGYDLLGCSRCSATTRANFVDYDGFCIATPGADMGALLFNDTDVTAGGRIYVDRGKDCTLLALPNSGCRFAGWQQGNKILSGDASYTFTPVASATYTPLFLDDSDRLTFLFIDPFSNVLSYQQVDSAADVKIPTPPTYTGYTFVGWSYTPTQIHSSTGSLTVQALYRAGGAKQLTITAPGCTLQCGSQTARDSLTVAYGARVAVSAADAKGFSADGRVLGYGSRYSFYAVADLALEKRTDDLTPVPSVSLLSAQLQSDTGRVMFAATRSMAGEGNRLVTSGFLYGKNLADDDLVLEMAGKPGTGTDAGTVRCAQNRSTEPEGQFVLYYGISAHVGTAAARAYLTYADADGALHTVYSAVLRYTY; encoded by the coding sequence ATGAAAAAAATGACAAAGCGCTTGGCGTGCCTGGTGCTGGTGTTGGTAATGGCCTGCTGTGCCCTGCCGGGGGTCACTTACGGTGCCACCACCTCGGTAAATCTGAACCAGAACTACCTGTTCCGTACCCGGACGAATGCCTTTTCCTTTGGCGCTGGTGAGACGGCAAACCTGACCTTTACGCCCCAGTACACGGCGGAATACACCTTAAAGCTGTACGGCCATGTGACAGGCGGGCGGAATATCCGTGCCAGCCTGACGGATCCGGACGGCACGGTCACGGACTTTGAATACCCTAACCGTACCGGCTCTACCGTTAAGGATTATAGCCATCCGTACCTGACCGCTACCTTGGAGCAGGGCAAAACCTATACCTACTCGGTTTGGGGCTGGACGGCAAACAGTACCGGCGCAACGGTAGACGTGGACTTTACCAGCGGCGAAAGCGGCACCCTTTCCAAGGAGGTAGGGCTGCGGCTGTATCTGGACCAAACGGAATTTACTGCCTACAGCCAACAGGCGGTGCTGAATGCAATGAAGCTGCTGATTGTGGATCGCACCGGCGCCCACTTGGAATGGAAGTATAAGGATGCGATGGGTAGCCTGTTGGTAGGCGGCGCCGATGTGATCGTGGATCTGTCCGCTTGCGGTGCTTGCGGTAAGAACACGGTGCAGGTGCACTATATGGGCTACACCGCCACGGCGGATTTTAATTTGGCCCACGACTATTCTGTGCTGCTGGAGCGGGTGGCGGCTACGCCCACTGCCCGCGGTTATGACCTACTGGGATGCAGCCGGTGCAGCGCTACCACACGGGCGAATTTTGTAGATTACGACGGCTTTTGCATTGCTACCCCCGGCGCGGATATGGGCGCGCTGCTGTTTAACGATACGGACGTGACCGCCGGCGGCCGGATTTATGTAGATCGGGGCAAGGACTGCACGCTGCTGGCTCTGCCCAATAGCGGCTGCCGTTTTGCCGGTTGGCAGCAGGGGAATAAGATTCTGTCCGGCGATGCCAGTTATACCTTTACCCCGGTGGCCAGCGCCACCTACACGCCGCTGTTTTTGGACGACAGCGACCGGCTGACTTTTTTGTTTATTGACCCGTTTTCCAATGTGCTGTCTTATCAACAGGTGGACAGTGCTGCGGATGTAAAGATCCCCACGCCGCCTACCTACACCGGCTATACTTTTGTCGGCTGGTCCTACACGCCGACGCAGATCCACAGCTCCACCGGCTCCCTGACCGTGCAGGCACTGTACCGCGCCGGTGGAGCCAAGCAGCTGACCATCACCGCCCCCGGCTGCACCTTGCAGTGCGGCAGCCAAACTGCCCGGGACAGTCTGACTGTTGCCTATGGGGCGCGGGTTGCTGTGTCTGCGGCAGATGCCAAGGGCTTTTCAGCCGATGGGCGGGTGCTGGGTTATGGCAGCCGGTATAGCTTCTATGCGGTTGCCGATTTGGCGCTGGAGAAGCGCACCGATGATCTGACGCCGGTGCCCTCTGTGTCGCTGCTGTCCGCCCAGTTGCAGTCGGATACCGGGCGGGTGATGTTTGCCGCCACCCGGTCCATGGCCGGGGAGGGGAACCGACTGGTGACCTCCGGCTTCCTGTATGGCAAAAATTTGGCAGACGATGACCTGGTGCTGGAGATGGCCGGTAAGCCGGGCACCGGTAC